The Athene noctua chromosome 15, bAthNoc1.hap1.1, whole genome shotgun sequence genome contains a region encoding:
- the MICALL2 gene encoding MICAL-like protein 2 isoform X3, with amino-acid sequence MAGIKRPSSEPQEQPLGKKAVSQPPKPVPPELPPAHPPARAKPKETSPVTTKGVLAESGNIPSSSCGICGNHVHLVQRYLVDGKLYHRNCFRCRQCWNVLLPGSYKTGPEPSTFICTSHQQPDNVQISGLRSTRNKPESTPAPTAATVFQKAGEPKKPEQVLKKSSQEGPANSTKPSVSSFGSSGFRSVNTSCSSSAVNKSDDCKGTPLGNKTDHCEGSPSGPLKTTSTTKTQQARENFFRSLESSSNKTSDTKNQVPSFHGPGKTASARTAAEISPVNAEKDQARNHIIQALTGSNTSPNKPGGLNSTGSSSSSSGRFSPTSSQWRNPAPKAQSSKTGYTALKQEKITDPLPKSRAASKPIDSVHKPESKGIKGNMNGGGDKSETPAEWRSRLKPVTNKDQGGSKKPTDNSQVGTGSPAHEETRPSPLVVPSAKQDSASSGGFAKKRLTPSSDLIRTCQNSKQGWEDPGVSTKKEEEGNHMKKSTTTFKPSVTKSIQSPEAVSPTKLHPDYLPEEEIQEKVHDIEKQLDELELKGVDLEKQLRGCEGDESEDALMVDWFKLIHEKQLLLRQESELMYKMKQQKLEELQWNIETELRHLMNKPEELKTHREKEREKELLDSYLNTVNDRNSIVECLDEDRLREQEEDQMLADMIQRLDGSLESQEPEKKKNKFRLSKIWKQKNKSKAQE; translated from the exons ATGGCTGGAATCAAGCGTCCTTCCTCTGAACCTCAGGAGCAGCCTCTTGGGAAGAAAGCTGTTTCACAGCCTCCTAAGCCAGTGCCACCAGaactgcctcctgcccacccaccAGCCAGAGCTAAGCCAAAAGAAACCTCCCCAGTCACCACG AAAGGGGTCCTGGCAGAGAGCGGGAATATCCCTAGCAGCAGCTGTGGGATCTGCGGGAACCATGTGCACCTGGTGCAACGCTACTTGGTCGATGGGAAGCTCTATCACAGGAACTGCTTCAG GTGCCGGCAGTGTTGGAATGTGCTTCTTCCTGGAAGCTACAAAACTGGGCCTGAGCCCAGTACGTTTATCTGTACTAGCCACCAGCAGCCAGACAATGTCCAGATCTCTGGTCTCCGCAGCACCAGGAACAAACCCGAGAGTACCCCAGCCCCTACTGCTGCCACAGTGTTCCAGAAAGCAGGAGAACCCAAGAAACCAGAGCAGGTGTTGAAGAAATCCAGCCAGGAAGGCCCTGCTAATTCAACCAAGCcatctgtttcttcttttggaaGCTCTGGCTTCAGAAGTGTAAATACTTCGTGCTCCTCTTCAGCTGTGAATAAATCAGATGACTGCAAAGGTACCCCATTGGGAAATAAAACAGATCACTGTGAAGGTTCCCCATCAGGGCCTCTTAAGACAACCTCCACAACAAAAACACAGCAAGCCCGAGAAAATTTTTTCCGGTCATTAGAGTCCTCCAGCAATAAAACCTCTGACACTAAAAACCAAGTCCCTTCTTTTCATGGCCCTGGTAAAACTGCCTCTGCCAGAACCGCTGCTGAGATCAGTCCAGTGAATGCTGAGAAGGATCAGGCACGTAACCATATTATACAGGCTCTGACTGGATCAAACACCTCTCCAAACAAGCCAGGAGGACTTAATTCCACTGGATCCTCGTCATCCAGCAG TGGCAGGTTTTCTCCCACCAGTTCTCAGTGGCGGAATCCAGCTCCAAAAGCACAGTCCAGCAAAACAGGGTACACAGCACTAAAACAGGAAAAGATTACTGACCCTCTGCCCAAGAGCCGGGCTGCTAGCAAACCCATTGATTCTGTGCACAAGCCAGAGTCAAAAGGCATCAAAG GAAACATGAATGGTGGTGGAGACAAGTCTGAGACCCCAGCAGAGTGGAGATCTCGGCTGAAGCCCGTAACCAACAA AGACCAAGGTGGCTCTAAGAAACCTACTGATAACTCCCAGGTGGGAACAGGGAGCCCAGCACATGAGGAGACAAGGCCAAGTCCATTAGTTGTCCCATCAGCAAAGCAGGACTCTG CTTCATCTGGTGGATTTGCGAAGAAGAGGTTGACCCCCAGCTCAGATCTTATCAGGACCTGTCAGAATTCAAAGCAAGGCTGGGAAGACCCTGGGGTCTCTAccaagaaggaggaagagggcaACCACATGAAGAAAAGCACTACCACAT TTAAACCTTCTGTTACAAAAAGCATCCAGAGCCCTGAAGCAGTGTCCCCAACTAAG CTGCACCCAGACTACCTCCCTGAGGAGGAAATTCAGGAGAAGGTGCATGACATTGAGAAGCAGCTGGATGAGCTGGAACTGAAAGGAGTGGATCTGGAGAAGCAGCTGCGTGGCTGCGAGGGAG ACGAGTCTGAGGATGCTCTCATGGTGGATTGGTTCAAACTGATCCATGAGAAACAGCTGCTGCTCAGACAGGAGTCGGAGCTGATGTACAA GATGAAACAGCAgaagctggaggagctgcagtgGAACATTGAGACGGAGCTGCGACACCTCATGAACAAGCCAG AGGAACTGAAGACACACAGGGAGAAAGAGCGAGAGAAGGAGCTGCTGGATTCATACCTAAACACGGTCAATGATCGGAATAGTATTGTGGAGTGCTTGGATGAGGACAGACTCAG
- the MICALL2 gene encoding MICAL-like protein 2 isoform X1, with product MAAIQNLQLWCKQQCEGYRDVSITNMTTSFRDGLAFCAILHRHRPDLINFNSLSKENVYENNKLAFRVAEEELGIPALLDAEDMVALRVPDRLSILTYVSQYYNYFHGRSPIGGMAGIKRPSSEPQEQPLGKKAVSQPPKPVPPELPPAHPPARAKPKETSPVTTKGVLAESGNIPSSSCGICGNHVHLVQRYLVDGKLYHRNCFRCRQCWNVLLPGSYKTGPEPSTFICTSHQQPDNVQISGLRSTRNKPESTPAPTAATVFQKAGEPKKPEQVLKKSSQEGPANSTKPSVSSFGSSGFRSVNTSCSSSAVNKSDDCKGTPLGNKTDHCEGSPSGPLKTTSTTKTQQARENFFRSLESSSNKTSDTKNQVPSFHGPGKTASARTAAEISPVNAEKDQARNHIIQALTGSNTSPNKPGGLNSTGSSSSSSGRFSPTSSQWRNPAPKAQSSKTGYTALKQEKITDPLPKSRAASKPIDSVHKPESKGIKGNMNGGGDKSETPAEWRSRLKPVTNKDQGGSKKPTDNSQVGTGSPAHEETRPSPLVVPSAKQDSASSGGFAKKRLTPSSDLIRTCQNSKQGWEDPGVSTKKEEEGNHMKKSTTTFKPSVTKSIQSPEAVSPTKLHPDYLPEEEIQEKVHDIEKQLDELELKGVDLEKQLRGCEGDESEDALMVDWFKLIHEKQLLLRQESELMYKMKQQKLEELQWNIETELRHLMNKPEELKTHREKEREKELLDSYLNTVNDRNSIVECLDEDRLREQEEDQMLADMIQRLDGSLESQEPEKKKNKFRLSKIWKQKNKSKAQE from the exons ATGGCGGCCATCCAGAACCTGCAGCTGTGGTGCAAGCAGCAGTGCGAGGGCTACCGCGATGTCAGCATCACCAACATGACCACCTCCTTCCGCGACGGCCTCGCCTTCTGCGCCATCCTCCACCGGCACCGGCCCGACCTCAT aaacttCAACTCCCTCAGTAAAGAAAATGTGTATGAGAACAACAAGTTG GCATTTCGAGTGGCGGAGGAGGAGCTGGGGATCCCAGCCTTGCTGGATGCAGAGGATATGGTTGCTCTGAGGGTACCAGACAGACTGAGCATCCTTACCTATGTTTCCCAGTATTATAACTACTTCCATGGACGGTCTCCCA TTGGAGGCATGGCTGGAATCAAGCGTCCTTCCTCTGAACCTCAGGAGCAGCCTCTTGGGAAGAAAGCTGTTTCACAGCCTCCTAAGCCAGTGCCACCAGaactgcctcctgcccacccaccAGCCAGAGCTAAGCCAAAAGAAACCTCCCCAGTCACCACG AAAGGGGTCCTGGCAGAGAGCGGGAATATCCCTAGCAGCAGCTGTGGGATCTGCGGGAACCATGTGCACCTGGTGCAACGCTACTTGGTCGATGGGAAGCTCTATCACAGGAACTGCTTCAG GTGCCGGCAGTGTTGGAATGTGCTTCTTCCTGGAAGCTACAAAACTGGGCCTGAGCCCAGTACGTTTATCTGTACTAGCCACCAGCAGCCAGACAATGTCCAGATCTCTGGTCTCCGCAGCACCAGGAACAAACCCGAGAGTACCCCAGCCCCTACTGCTGCCACAGTGTTCCAGAAAGCAGGAGAACCCAAGAAACCAGAGCAGGTGTTGAAGAAATCCAGCCAGGAAGGCCCTGCTAATTCAACCAAGCcatctgtttcttcttttggaaGCTCTGGCTTCAGAAGTGTAAATACTTCGTGCTCCTCTTCAGCTGTGAATAAATCAGATGACTGCAAAGGTACCCCATTGGGAAATAAAACAGATCACTGTGAAGGTTCCCCATCAGGGCCTCTTAAGACAACCTCCACAACAAAAACACAGCAAGCCCGAGAAAATTTTTTCCGGTCATTAGAGTCCTCCAGCAATAAAACCTCTGACACTAAAAACCAAGTCCCTTCTTTTCATGGCCCTGGTAAAACTGCCTCTGCCAGAACCGCTGCTGAGATCAGTCCAGTGAATGCTGAGAAGGATCAGGCACGTAACCATATTATACAGGCTCTGACTGGATCAAACACCTCTCCAAACAAGCCAGGAGGACTTAATTCCACTGGATCCTCGTCATCCAGCAG TGGCAGGTTTTCTCCCACCAGTTCTCAGTGGCGGAATCCAGCTCCAAAAGCACAGTCCAGCAAAACAGGGTACACAGCACTAAAACAGGAAAAGATTACTGACCCTCTGCCCAAGAGCCGGGCTGCTAGCAAACCCATTGATTCTGTGCACAAGCCAGAGTCAAAAGGCATCAAAG GAAACATGAATGGTGGTGGAGACAAGTCTGAGACCCCAGCAGAGTGGAGATCTCGGCTGAAGCCCGTAACCAACAA AGACCAAGGTGGCTCTAAGAAACCTACTGATAACTCCCAGGTGGGAACAGGGAGCCCAGCACATGAGGAGACAAGGCCAAGTCCATTAGTTGTCCCATCAGCAAAGCAGGACTCTG CTTCATCTGGTGGATTTGCGAAGAAGAGGTTGACCCCCAGCTCAGATCTTATCAGGACCTGTCAGAATTCAAAGCAAGGCTGGGAAGACCCTGGGGTCTCTAccaagaaggaggaagagggcaACCACATGAAGAAAAGCACTACCACAT TTAAACCTTCTGTTACAAAAAGCATCCAGAGCCCTGAAGCAGTGTCCCCAACTAAG CTGCACCCAGACTACCTCCCTGAGGAGGAAATTCAGGAGAAGGTGCATGACATTGAGAAGCAGCTGGATGAGCTGGAACTGAAAGGAGTGGATCTGGAGAAGCAGCTGCGTGGCTGCGAGGGAG ACGAGTCTGAGGATGCTCTCATGGTGGATTGGTTCAAACTGATCCATGAGAAACAGCTGCTGCTCAGACAGGAGTCGGAGCTGATGTACAA GATGAAACAGCAgaagctggaggagctgcagtgGAACATTGAGACGGAGCTGCGACACCTCATGAACAAGCCAG AGGAACTGAAGACACACAGGGAGAAAGAGCGAGAGAAGGAGCTGCTGGATTCATACCTAAACACGGTCAATGATCGGAATAGTATTGTGGAGTGCTTGGATGAGGACAGACTCAG
- the MICALL2 gene encoding MICAL-like protein 2 isoform X2, which yields MAAIQNLQLWCKQQCEGYRDVSITNMTTSFRDGLAFCAILHRHRPDLINFNSLSKENVYENNKLAFRVAEEELGIPALLDAEDMVALRVPDRLSILTYVSQYYNYFHGRSPIGGMAGIKRPSSEPQEQPLGKKAVSQPPKPVPPELPPAHPPARAKPKETSPVTTKGVLAESGNIPSSSCGICGNHVHLVQRYLVDGKLYHRNCFRCRQCWNVLLPGSYKTGPEPSTFICTSHQQPDNVQISGLRSTRNKPESTPAPTAATVFQKAGEPKKPEQVLKKSSQEGPANSTKPSVSSFGSSGFRSVNTSCSSSAVNKSDDCKGTPLGNKTDHCEGSPSGPLKTTSTTKTQQARENFFRSLESSSNKTSDTKNQVPSFHGPGKTASARTAAEISPVNAEKDQARNHIIQALTGSNTSPNKPGGLNSTGSSSSSSGRFSPTSSQWRNPAPKAQSSKTGYTALKQEKITDPLPKSRAASKPIDSVHKPESKGIKGNMNGGGDKSETPAEWRSRLKPVTNKDQGGSKKPTDNSQVGTGSPAHEETRPSPLVVPSAKQDSASSGGFAKKRLTPSSDLIRTCQNSKQGWEDPGVSTKKEEEGNHMKKSTTTFKPSVTKSIQSPEAVSPTKLHPDYLPEEEIQEKVHDIEKQLDELELKGVDLEKQLRGCEGDESEDALMVDWFKLIHEKQLLLRQESELMYKMKQQKLEELQWNIETELRHLMNKPESKRRTRCWQT from the exons ATGGCGGCCATCCAGAACCTGCAGCTGTGGTGCAAGCAGCAGTGCGAGGGCTACCGCGATGTCAGCATCACCAACATGACCACCTCCTTCCGCGACGGCCTCGCCTTCTGCGCCATCCTCCACCGGCACCGGCCCGACCTCAT aaacttCAACTCCCTCAGTAAAGAAAATGTGTATGAGAACAACAAGTTG GCATTTCGAGTGGCGGAGGAGGAGCTGGGGATCCCAGCCTTGCTGGATGCAGAGGATATGGTTGCTCTGAGGGTACCAGACAGACTGAGCATCCTTACCTATGTTTCCCAGTATTATAACTACTTCCATGGACGGTCTCCCA TTGGAGGCATGGCTGGAATCAAGCGTCCTTCCTCTGAACCTCAGGAGCAGCCTCTTGGGAAGAAAGCTGTTTCACAGCCTCCTAAGCCAGTGCCACCAGaactgcctcctgcccacccaccAGCCAGAGCTAAGCCAAAAGAAACCTCCCCAGTCACCACG AAAGGGGTCCTGGCAGAGAGCGGGAATATCCCTAGCAGCAGCTGTGGGATCTGCGGGAACCATGTGCACCTGGTGCAACGCTACTTGGTCGATGGGAAGCTCTATCACAGGAACTGCTTCAG GTGCCGGCAGTGTTGGAATGTGCTTCTTCCTGGAAGCTACAAAACTGGGCCTGAGCCCAGTACGTTTATCTGTACTAGCCACCAGCAGCCAGACAATGTCCAGATCTCTGGTCTCCGCAGCACCAGGAACAAACCCGAGAGTACCCCAGCCCCTACTGCTGCCACAGTGTTCCAGAAAGCAGGAGAACCCAAGAAACCAGAGCAGGTGTTGAAGAAATCCAGCCAGGAAGGCCCTGCTAATTCAACCAAGCcatctgtttcttcttttggaaGCTCTGGCTTCAGAAGTGTAAATACTTCGTGCTCCTCTTCAGCTGTGAATAAATCAGATGACTGCAAAGGTACCCCATTGGGAAATAAAACAGATCACTGTGAAGGTTCCCCATCAGGGCCTCTTAAGACAACCTCCACAACAAAAACACAGCAAGCCCGAGAAAATTTTTTCCGGTCATTAGAGTCCTCCAGCAATAAAACCTCTGACACTAAAAACCAAGTCCCTTCTTTTCATGGCCCTGGTAAAACTGCCTCTGCCAGAACCGCTGCTGAGATCAGTCCAGTGAATGCTGAGAAGGATCAGGCACGTAACCATATTATACAGGCTCTGACTGGATCAAACACCTCTCCAAACAAGCCAGGAGGACTTAATTCCACTGGATCCTCGTCATCCAGCAG TGGCAGGTTTTCTCCCACCAGTTCTCAGTGGCGGAATCCAGCTCCAAAAGCACAGTCCAGCAAAACAGGGTACACAGCACTAAAACAGGAAAAGATTACTGACCCTCTGCCCAAGAGCCGGGCTGCTAGCAAACCCATTGATTCTGTGCACAAGCCAGAGTCAAAAGGCATCAAAG GAAACATGAATGGTGGTGGAGACAAGTCTGAGACCCCAGCAGAGTGGAGATCTCGGCTGAAGCCCGTAACCAACAA AGACCAAGGTGGCTCTAAGAAACCTACTGATAACTCCCAGGTGGGAACAGGGAGCCCAGCACATGAGGAGACAAGGCCAAGTCCATTAGTTGTCCCATCAGCAAAGCAGGACTCTG CTTCATCTGGTGGATTTGCGAAGAAGAGGTTGACCCCCAGCTCAGATCTTATCAGGACCTGTCAGAATTCAAAGCAAGGCTGGGAAGACCCTGGGGTCTCTAccaagaaggaggaagagggcaACCACATGAAGAAAAGCACTACCACAT TTAAACCTTCTGTTACAAAAAGCATCCAGAGCCCTGAAGCAGTGTCCCCAACTAAG CTGCACCCAGACTACCTCCCTGAGGAGGAAATTCAGGAGAAGGTGCATGACATTGAGAAGCAGCTGGATGAGCTGGAACTGAAAGGAGTGGATCTGGAGAAGCAGCTGCGTGGCTGCGAGGGAG ACGAGTCTGAGGATGCTCTCATGGTGGATTGGTTCAAACTGATCCATGAGAAACAGCTGCTGCTCAGACAGGAGTCGGAGCTGATGTACAA GATGAAACAGCAgaagctggaggagctgcagtgGAACATTGAGACGGAGCTGCGACACCTCATGAACAAGCCAG